A single genomic interval of Polaribacter vadi harbors:
- a CDS encoding RsmB/NOP family class I SAM-dependent RNA methyltransferase, with the protein MRLHRNLTFAVIDSIRDIFNEGVYADKAVEKALKRDKRWGARDRKFVAETIYDIVRWNRLYAEIAEVKLPYDRDNIWRLFSVWCILRGIKLPDWNQIGDVPERRIKGRFAELSKTRKYRESIPDWMDKLCVSELGEEVWTKEIAALNEQAKVILRTNTLNISKEILQKKLKSEDVDTEFVPNHPDALVLPERANVFKTEAFHNGFFEVQDASSQLVAAYLDVKPGMKVIDTCAGAGGKTLHLSALMENKGQIIAMDIYESKLRKLKVRAKRNKAHNIDMRVIDSTKPIKKLYGKADRVLIDAPCSGLGVIRRNPDSKWKLQPEFIDNIKKVQQDVLQQYSKMVKPGGKMVYATCSILPSENQNQVKTFLESESGKDFTFVSDKKVLAHLSGFDGFYMALLEKK; encoded by the coding sequence ATGAGATTACACAGAAACTTAACATTTGCTGTTATAGACAGTATTAGAGATATATTTAACGAAGGTGTTTACGCAGATAAAGCTGTAGAAAAAGCTTTAAAACGAGATAAACGTTGGGGAGCTAGAGACCGTAAATTTGTTGCAGAAACTATTTATGATATTGTGCGCTGGAACAGATTATACGCAGAAATCGCTGAAGTAAAACTACCTTATGATAGAGATAACATTTGGAGATTATTCTCTGTTTGGTGTATTTTAAGGGGGATAAAATTACCAGATTGGAATCAAATTGGTGATGTGCCAGAAAGACGTATTAAAGGTCGTTTTGCAGAATTATCAAAAACTAGAAAATACAGAGAATCTATTCCTGATTGGATGGATAAATTATGTGTTTCTGAATTGGGAGAAGAAGTTTGGACCAAAGAAATTGCAGCTTTAAACGAACAGGCTAAAGTTATTTTAAGAACAAATACCTTAAATATCTCTAAAGAAATTCTTCAAAAGAAATTAAAAAGCGAAGATGTAGATACTGAGTTTGTACCTAATCATCCAGATGCTTTGGTTTTACCAGAAAGAGCAAATGTTTTTAAAACCGAAGCTTTTCATAATGGTTTTTTTGAAGTACAAGATGCTTCATCTCAATTAGTTGCTGCTTATTTAGATGTAAAACCAGGAATGAAAGTAATAGATACTTGTGCTGGAGCTGGAGGAAAAACCTTGCATTTATCTGCCTTAATGGAAAATAAAGGACAAATAATTGCCATGGATATTTACGAAAGTAAACTCCGTAAATTAAAAGTAAGAGCAAAAAGAAACAAAGCACATAATATAGATATGCGTGTAATTGATTCTACAAAACCTATAAAAAAGTTATATGGTAAAGCAGATCGTGTTTTAATAGATGCTCCTTGTTCTGGTTTAGGTGTTATTCGTAGAAATCCAGATTCTAAATGGAAATTACAACCTGAGTTTATAGATAATATTAAAAAAGTTCAGCAAGATGTATTGCAACAATATTCTAAAATGGTAAAACCTGGAGGAAAAATGGTGTATGCAACATGTTCTATTTTACCATCAGAAAATCAAAATCAAGTTAAAACTTTTTTAGAATCTGAATCAGGAAAAGATTTTACCTTTGTAAGCGATAAAAAAGTACTTGCTCATCTTTCTGGATTTGATGGATTTTATATGGCACTTTTAGAAAAAAAGTAG
- a CDS encoding DUF559 domain-containing protein, translating into MILNKPITYISGISSQRAALLYTELGIKKCNDLLNFFPFRYIDKTQFYAIKELQPNSSEVQIVGKITHIKSVAQKRGSRLVATFQDATGTMELVWFRGQKWIKDSLKVNEPYVVYGKLNHYNGSFSIPHPEMELVTEYKKKLQSKMQPVYPSTEKLTNAGVSNKLIRNYIQKLLQQVYDSLQETLSKEIIDDFKLISKRDAYLNVHFPKSQESLAKAQNRLKFEELFFIQLQLLRKKLINKTKIKGFVFENVGPIFNEFYSNQLPFDLTNAQKRVLKEIRKDVASGAHMNRLLQGDVGSGKTIVALLSMLLAIDNGFQATIMAPTEILANQHYIAVSELLQGMDIKVDILTGSVRTKKRREIHANLEDGTLHILIGTHALLEDKVKFKNLGIAIIDEQHRFGVAQRSKLWGKGGPSQSSQREGAELRNRYETARPSVYKLMKELQLERKKKTTEAEQILWEQLKTKKLDSKFRRQHIVDEFIVDFICIEKNLIIEVDGKYHTTKEQQEADDLRTKILQELGFKVIRFTNEEVIGNIENTISKISQELKNNSESSLPLGGLGWAPPHILVMTATPIPRTLAMSVYGDLDISVIDELPPGRKEVKTVHRFDSNRLSVFKFMKDEIAKGRQVYIVYPLIQESESMDYKDLMDGFESVSREFPLPKYQISIVHGKMKPADKEHEMQRFVKHETQIMVATTVIEVGVNVPNASVMIIESSERFGLSQLHQLRGRVGRGADQSYCILLSSFKLSEEAKTRLKTMVETTDGFKIAEVDLKLRGPGNLMGTQQSGVLNLKIADVVKDSKILVSARNTAIALLQEDSNLSKPENAMIKATYLAISRSSKIWSEIS; encoded by the coding sequence TTGATTTTAAACAAACCCATCACATATATTTCAGGAATAAGTTCTCAAAGAGCTGCACTTTTATACACAGAATTAGGTATAAAAAAGTGTAACGATTTGCTTAATTTTTTTCCTTTTAGGTATATTGATAAAACTCAATTTTATGCAATAAAAGAGTTGCAACCCAACTCTTCTGAAGTACAAATTGTTGGGAAAATTACTCATATAAAATCGGTGGCTCAAAAAAGAGGAAGTAGGTTAGTGGCTACTTTTCAAGATGCAACAGGAACTATGGAATTGGTTTGGTTTCGTGGTCAAAAATGGATTAAAGATTCGTTAAAAGTAAATGAACCTTATGTAGTTTATGGAAAACTAAATCATTACAATGGTTCTTTTAGCATTCCTCATCCTGAAATGGAATTGGTTACAGAATATAAAAAAAAGTTGCAATCTAAAATGCAACCTGTATATCCATCCACAGAAAAATTAACAAATGCTGGAGTTTCAAATAAATTGATACGCAATTATATTCAGAAATTGTTACAGCAAGTTTACGATTCACTTCAAGAAACGTTATCAAAAGAAATTATTGATGATTTTAAGTTGATATCAAAAAGAGATGCTTATTTAAATGTTCACTTTCCTAAAAGTCAAGAAAGTTTAGCCAAAGCACAAAACCGTTTAAAATTTGAAGAATTATTTTTTATCCAATTACAATTATTGCGCAAAAAACTCATCAACAAAACAAAAATAAAAGGATTTGTATTTGAAAATGTTGGTCCAATTTTTAATGAGTTTTATAGTAATCAACTACCTTTCGATTTAACCAACGCACAAAAAAGAGTATTAAAAGAAATTAGAAAAGATGTAGCTTCAGGAGCGCACATGAATCGTCTTTTGCAAGGTGATGTTGGCTCAGGAAAAACAATTGTTGCATTATTATCGATGCTTTTGGCAATTGATAATGGTTTTCAGGCCACAATTATGGCACCAACAGAAATTTTGGCAAATCAACATTATATAGCTGTTTCAGAACTTTTACAAGGAATGGATATTAAAGTTGATATTTTAACAGGCTCAGTTAGAACAAAAAAACGAAGAGAAATTCACGCTAATTTAGAAGATGGTACGTTACATATTCTAATTGGTACACATGCTTTGTTAGAAGATAAAGTGAAATTTAAAAACTTAGGAATCGCCATTATTGATGAACAACACAGGTTTGGGGTTGCTCAGCGTTCTAAGTTATGGGGAAAAGGAGGCCCATCCCAATCTTCCCAAAGGGAAGGAGCAGAATTACGGAATCGTTATGAAACTGCTCGTCCATCAGTTTATAAGTTGATGAAAGAATTGCAATTGGAACGTAAAAAGAAAACTACAGAAGCTGAACAAATTCTTTGGGAACAATTAAAAACTAAAAAATTAGATTCTAAATTTAGAAGACAACATATTGTTGATGAGTTTATTGTCGATTTTATTTGTATCGAAAAAAACTTAATAATAGAAGTTGATGGCAAATATCACACTACAAAAGAACAGCAAGAAGCAGATGATTTAAGAACAAAAATTCTACAAGAATTAGGTTTCAAGGTAATCAGATTTACAAATGAAGAAGTAATTGGAAACATAGAAAACACAATCTCAAAGATTTCTCAAGAATTAAAAAACAACAGTGAGAGTTCCCTCCCTTTGGGAGGGTTAGGGTGGGCTCCCCCACACATTTTAGTAATGACTGCAACACCAATTCCTAGAACTTTGGCAATGTCAGTTTATGGAGATTTAGATATTTCTGTAATTGATGAATTGCCTCCAGGAAGAAAAGAAGTAAAAACTGTTCATAGATTTGATAGCAACAGATTATCTGTTTTTAAATTTATGAAAGATGAAATTGCAAAAGGCAGACAAGTATACATTGTGTATCCGTTAATTCAAGAATCAGAATCGATGGATTATAAAGATTTAATGGATGGTTTTGAAAGTGTTTCTCGCGAATTTCCATTGCCAAAATATCAAATAAGTATTGTGCATGGAAAAATGAAACCTGCAGATAAAGAACATGAAATGCAACGTTTTGTAAAACACGAAACTCAAATTATGGTGGCAACAACCGTTATTGAAGTTGGTGTAAATGTGCCCAATGCAAGTGTAATGATTATTGAAAGTTCAGAACGATTTGGTTTAAGTCAATTGCACCAATTAAGAGGAAGAGTTGGTAGAGGAGCAGACCAAAGTTATTGTATTTTATTGTCGAGTTTTAAATTATCTGAAGAAGCAAAAACGCGTTTAAAAACCATGGTAGAAACCACAGATGGTTTTAAAATTGCTGAAGTAGATTTAAAATTACGTGGACCAGGAAATTTAATGGGAACACAACAAAGTGGCGTTTTAAACTTAAAAATTGCTGATGTTGTTAAAGATTCCAAAATCTTAGTTTCTGCAAGAAATACAGCTATTGCTTTATTGCAAGAAGACTCTAATTTGTCGAAACCAGAAAATGCGATGATTAAAGCTACTTATTTAGCCATTTCTAGAAGTTCTAAAATTTGGAGTGAGATTAGTTAG
- a CDS encoding TlpA family protein disulfide reductase, producing MKPDLITISNKTNSNDIIIPTDNIVEILIANKLYITKAQFKKGDSVFIAKKIITKNNQNIDYPFFNVKNVNLYELNFDYYVALNSPTRSSYVIHNINTKLNKRLRRFSIDEVIENTKKTADSLLKRNLITDEFYKKENFELLFFKKNMKIKNSLKTKQKNIELSLEKIDDIENITPNSNYINYLISKVKYDHFFNEGIRVKNSEVLKYLIINKPFEYNDKLEYLIYDNLLSNIYNLEKENLDKILKKLENDNQIKLVNKYKNIKTNENKDLELMKKLSSLKEKILEFNSNDNIQSAMSFDKMLEREKGKLVLIDYWASWCAPCRKEMPSLRKIKKEIDSTRFSVISISIDDKISLWKKAAKQEILTEKSFLLLDHKNSEIIKKYKITTIPRYMLFDKNGVLISDNVMKPSEEKFKDFILKSLNN from the coding sequence ATGAAACCAGATTTGATTACAATTAGCAATAAAACAAACTCTAATGACATAATAATTCCAACTGACAATATAGTTGAAATTCTAATTGCAAATAAATTGTACATCACTAAAGCACAATTTAAAAAAGGTGATTCAGTCTTCATTGCCAAAAAAATTATAACCAAAAATAATCAAAATATTGATTATCCATTTTTTAATGTTAAGAACGTAAATCTCTATGAATTGAATTTTGATTATTACGTAGCTTTAAATTCACCCACAAGAAGTAGCTATGTAATTCATAACATTAATACAAAGCTTAATAAAAGATTACGTAGATTTTCTATTGATGAAGTCATAGAAAACACTAAGAAAACAGCAGATAGTTTGTTAAAAAGAAATTTAATTACAGACGAGTTTTATAAAAAAGAAAATTTTGAATTATTATTTTTTAAAAAAAATATGAAAATAAAAAACTCTCTTAAAACAAAACAAAAAAACATTGAACTTAGTCTTGAAAAAATAGATGACATAGAAAATATAACTCCCAATAGTAATTATATCAATTATTTAATAAGCAAAGTTAAATATGACCATTTTTTCAATGAAGGAATTAGAGTTAAAAACTCCGAAGTTTTAAAATATTTAATAATAAATAAACCATTTGAATATAATGATAAATTAGAATATCTAATTTATGACAATTTACTTTCTAATATATACAATCTAGAAAAAGAAAATCTTGATAAAATTCTAAAAAAGCTCGAAAACGATAATCAAATCAAGTTAGTAAACAAATATAAAAATATAAAAACTAACGAGAATAAAGATCTTGAATTAATGAAAAAACTCAGCTCTTTAAAAGAAAAAATACTTGAATTTAACAGTAATGATAATATTCAATCAGCAATGAGTTTTGATAAGATGTTAGAGAGAGAAAAAGGAAAGTTGGTTTTAATCGATTACTGGGCAAGTTGGTGTGCTCCTTGTAGAAAGGAAATGCCAAGTTTAAGGAAAATTAAAAAAGAAATAGACTCTACTAGATTTTCAGTGATTTCGATTTCTATCGATGATAAGATATCTCTATGGAAAAAAGCAGCAAAGCAAGAAATTTTAACAGAAAAAAGTTTTCTTTTATTAGATCATAAAAATTCAGAAATCATAAAAAAATATAAAATAACAACTATTCCAAGATATATGCTATTTGATAAAAATGGTGTTCTAATTTCTGACAATGTAATGAAACCTAGCGAAGAAAAATTTAAAGATTTTATTTTAAAAAGTTTGAATAATTAA
- the meaB gene encoding methylmalonyl Co-A mutase-associated GTPase MeaB yields MDKNKSALQENEGVLKPETTSFLSAENIKRNRAKQNSVDEFVSKILDGNITFLSRAITLVESTNANHQKKANEILERCLPFTNKSVRIGITGVPGVGKSTFIESFGKHLTSQHKKVAVLAVDPSSSVNKGSILGDKTRMEELVTDKNAFIRPSPSGTSLGGVAQKTRESIILCEAAGFDTIIIETVGVGQSETVVHSMVDFFLLLKLAGAGDELQGIKRGIIEMADAIVINKADGDNEKNAKIAKVEFNRALHLYPIKESNWQPKVLTASALKNIGIDKIDKMIVDYIALTKANNYFDKKRNQQNKYWLLATIDQQLKANFYQNPLIKNALSKEIEDLENGKTTPFNAAKRLLEL; encoded by the coding sequence ATGGATAAAAATAAATCTGCTTTACAAGAAAATGAAGGTGTTTTAAAACCAGAAACAACCAGTTTTTTAAGCGCAGAAAACATAAAAAGAAATAGAGCTAAGCAGAATTCTGTGGATGAGTTTGTGTCCAAAATTTTGGATGGAAATATCACTTTTTTAAGCAGAGCAATCACTTTGGTGGAAAGTACGAATGCAAATCATCAAAAAAAAGCAAACGAAATTTTAGAACGCTGTTTGCCTTTTACTAACAAATCTGTAAGAATCGGAATTACAGGAGTTCCTGGAGTTGGAAAAAGTACATTTATCGAATCTTTTGGAAAACACTTAACTTCTCAACATAAAAAAGTAGCTGTTTTGGCTGTTGATCCAAGTAGTTCCGTAAATAAAGGTTCTATTTTAGGTGATAAAACTAGAATGGAAGAATTAGTGACTGATAAAAATGCGTTTATCAGGCCTTCGCCTTCTGGAACTTCTTTGGGTGGAGTTGCGCAAAAAACTAGAGAATCTATTATTTTGTGTGAAGCTGCTGGTTTTGATACCATTATTATAGAAACTGTTGGAGTTGGGCAATCTGAAACTGTGGTACATTCTATGGTCGATTTCTTTTTGTTGTTAAAACTCGCTGGTGCTGGAGATGAATTGCAAGGAATTAAACGTGGAATTATTGAAATGGCAGATGCAATCGTTATCAACAAAGCTGATGGTGATAATGAAAAAAATGCCAAAATTGCAAAAGTTGAATTCAACAGAGCTTTGCATTTATACCCAATAAAAGAAAGTAATTGGCAACCGAAAGTTTTAACTGCAAGTGCTTTAAAAAACATCGGAATTGATAAAATCGACAAGATGATTGTGGATTATATTGCTTTGACAAAAGCCAATAACTATTTTGATAAAAAACGAAATCAGCAAAATAAATACTGGTTATTAGCGACTATTGACCAACAATTGAAAGCTAATTTTTACCAAAATCCATTAATTAAAAATGCGTTATCAAAAGAAATTGAGGATTTAGAAAATGGAAAAACAACACCTTTTAACGCTGCTAAAAGACTGTTGGAGTTGTAG
- a CDS encoding RNA polymerase sigma factor: MKPTKQLHQTIINQCKNNNAKAQMQLYNLYGKAMFLIAYRYVKDQFIAEDVMQDAFIKAFKNIDNYKNEVAFGAWLKRIVINQSIDQLKKKKLDLVAINEEITTSREDDNWQVDCEISVDEIVEKIKLLKEKYRLVLSLYLLEGYDHQEIAQVLKITENTSRTNLLRGKRLLREHLKDTNYAARY, encoded by the coding sequence ATGAAACCAACCAAACAATTACATCAAACTATTATAAACCAATGCAAAAACAATAATGCAAAGGCACAAATGCAATTGTATAATTTGTATGGAAAGGCTATGTTTTTAATTGCCTATAGATATGTAAAAGACCAATTTATTGCAGAAGATGTGATGCAAGATGCTTTTATAAAAGCGTTTAAAAATATCGATAATTATAAGAATGAAGTCGCTTTTGGAGCTTGGTTAAAACGAATTGTTATCAATCAAAGTATCGATCAATTAAAGAAAAAGAAATTAGATTTAGTTGCCATTAATGAAGAAATTACAACGAGTAGAGAAGATGATAACTGGCAAGTTGACTGTGAAATTTCTGTTGATGAAATTGTAGAGAAAATAAAATTATTAAAAGAAAAATATCGCTTGGTTTTGAGTTTGTATTTGTTAGAAGGGTATGATCATCAAGAGATTGCACAAGTTTTAAAGATTACAGAAAATACATCTAGAACAAATTTGCTTAGAGGAAAAAGATTATTGAGAGAACATTTAAAAGACACGAATTATGCAGCAAGATATTAG
- the cysS gene encoding cysteine--tRNA ligase: protein MELYKENQLKIYNSLSKTKEDFKPITDGYVGMYVCGPTVYSNAHLGNVRTFMFFDVVYRYLLHLGYKVRYVRNITDAGHLENDADEGEDRISKKARLEKIEPMEVVQKYTVDFHNVLKNYNFLPPSIEPTATGHIVEQIEMIKEIIEKGFAYEVNGSVYFDVLEYNKKGNYGILSGRKVEDLIHNTRALDGQSDKKNPQDFALWKKADERHIMRWPSPWSDGFPGWHLECSVMSTKYLGEQFDIHGGGLDLKFPHHECEIAQSQTCSGVKPVNYWMHTNMLLLNSQKMAKSTGNFILPNEILSGENDILPKAFSASVVRFFNMQANYRSILDFSGEALEASEKGHAKLMEAISYLEKIEAGNTSTLDVKKWKKDCYAAMNDDFNTPILISHLFDAVKLINQIKENKASLTADDLVEFKQTINALVFDVLGLMNENAQDNSGKVNGVVELLIKLRKEARENKDWALSDQIRDELIELGIQLKDGKEGTTFSIN from the coding sequence ATGGAATTATACAAAGAAAATCAACTTAAAATATACAATTCTCTTTCAAAAACGAAAGAAGATTTTAAACCTATAACAGACGGATATGTAGGTATGTACGTGTGTGGACCAACAGTATACAGCAATGCACATTTAGGCAATGTTAGAACGTTTATGTTCTTTGATGTGGTGTATCGTTATTTATTGCATTTGGGCTACAAAGTGCGTTATGTACGTAATATTACAGATGCTGGGCATTTAGAAAATGATGCTGATGAAGGTGAAGATAGGATTTCTAAAAAAGCACGTTTAGAAAAAATTGAACCTATGGAAGTGGTTCAAAAATATACGGTCGATTTTCATAACGTTTTAAAAAACTACAATTTTTTACCTCCAAGTATAGAGCCAACTGCAACAGGACATATTGTTGAGCAGATAGAAATGATTAAAGAAATCATTGAAAAAGGTTTTGCTTATGAAGTAAATGGTTCTGTTTACTTTGATGTTTTAGAATACAATAAAAAAGGAAATTACGGAATTCTTTCTGGTAGAAAAGTGGAAGATTTAATCCACAATACAAGAGCTTTAGATGGACAATCTGACAAGAAAAATCCACAAGATTTTGCACTTTGGAAAAAAGCAGATGAACGTCATATTATGAGATGGCCTTCACCTTGGAGTGATGGTTTTCCTGGTTGGCATTTAGAATGTTCTGTAATGAGTACAAAATATTTAGGCGAACAATTTGATATTCATGGAGGTGGATTGGATTTAAAATTTCCACATCATGAATGTGAAATAGCACAATCGCAAACATGTTCTGGTGTAAAACCCGTAAATTATTGGATGCACACAAATATGTTGCTGTTAAATAGCCAAAAAATGGCAAAATCTACAGGAAATTTTATTTTACCAAATGAAATTTTATCTGGAGAAAATGATATTTTACCAAAAGCATTTTCTGCATCTGTAGTTCGTTTTTTTAACATGCAAGCTAATTATAGAAGCATTTTAGATTTTTCTGGAGAAGCTTTAGAAGCATCAGAAAAAGGACATGCAAAATTAATGGAAGCTATTTCTTATTTAGAGAAAATTGAAGCTGGCAACACATCAACTTTGGATGTTAAAAAATGGAAAAAGGATTGTTATGCAGCAATGAATGACGATTTTAATACACCAATTTTAATTTCGCATTTGTTTGATGCTGTGAAGCTTATCAACCAAATAAAAGAAAATAAAGCAAGTTTAACTGCTGATGATTTAGTGGAATTTAAGCAAACTATAAATGCGTTGGTTTTTGATGTTTTAGGGTTGATGAATGAAAACGCTCAAGATAATTCAGGTAAAGTAAATGGAGTAGTGGAGTTGCTCATCAAACTAAGAAAAGAAGCAAGAGAAAATAAAGACTGGGCATTATCAGATCAAATTAGAGACGAATTAATTGAACTAGGAATTCAATTAAAAGATGGTAAGGAAGGCACCACTTTTTCGATTAATTAA
- the yidD gene encoding membrane protein insertion efficiency factor YidD, with protein sequence MKKILSYPFILLVRFYQVAISPYTPATCRYSPTCSHYTIEALQKHGLFSGGWLSLKRIFSCHPWGGSGYDPVPEKEIKK encoded by the coding sequence ATGAAAAAAATACTTTCATACCCATTTATTTTATTAGTTCGTTTTTATCAGGTAGCAATTTCTCCATATACACCAGCAACTTGTAGATATAGCCCAACTTGTTCACATTATACAATAGAAGCTTTGCAAAAACACGGATTATTTTCTGGAGGTTGGTTATCTTTGAAGCGAATTTTTAGTTGTCATCCTTGGGGAGGAAGTGGTTATGATCCTGTGCCAGAGAAAGAAATTAAAAAATAG
- the lgt gene encoding prolipoprotein diacylglyceryl transferase, translating into MNFSAIEWSPSIGIDLGFFVIRWYSLMFVAAFLLGLHLMKKIYVEDKIPKEKLDTLFMYVFISMLIGMRLGDVFFYSWDYYQNHLLEIFLPIKESANDSLFGFIKGWKFTGFTGFASHGAAIGIPIAMYFYAKKHLHKPWLFILDRLAIMVALAGFFIRTGNFMNSEIVGKATGTDFGVIFKNNAEDLARHPTQLYEAFSYLILFFVMWYLYWKTDKKEKTGFLFGLFFAVLWSLRFVIEFLKEPQVQERGEEWFFSPLNTGQVLSIPLVLIGLWLMFRKTKNSEKIA; encoded by the coding sequence ATGAATTTTTCAGCAATAGAGTGGAGTCCATCAATAGGAATCGATTTAGGTTTTTTTGTAATTCGTTGGTATAGTTTAATGTTTGTTGCCGCTTTTTTATTAGGTCTACACTTAATGAAAAAAATATATGTAGAAGATAAAATACCTAAAGAAAAGTTAGATACATTATTTATGTATGTTTTTATTTCGATGTTAATTGGAATGCGTTTGGGAGATGTTTTCTTTTATAGTTGGGACTATTACCAAAATCATTTATTAGAAATATTTTTACCTATAAAAGAAAGTGCAAACGACTCTTTATTTGGGTTTATTAAAGGTTGGAAATTTACTGGATTCACTGGTTTTGCGAGTCATGGAGCAGCCATTGGTATTCCTATTGCTATGTATTTTTACGCAAAAAAACACTTGCATAAACCTTGGCTTTTTATTTTAGATAGATTGGCAATTATGGTTGCTTTAGCTGGTTTCTTTATTAGAACTGGTAATTTTATGAATTCAGAAATTGTTGGGAAAGCAACAGGAACTGATTTTGGTGTAATTTTTAAAAATAATGCTGAAGATTTAGCAAGACACCCAACTCAATTATATGAAGCTTTTAGTTATTTAATCTTATTTTTTGTAATGTGGTATTTGTATTGGAAAACCGATAAAAAAGAAAAAACTGGGTTCTTATTTGGCTTGTTCTTTGCAGTTTTATGGTCTTTAAGATTCGTCATAGAATTTTTAAAAGAACCACAAGTTCAAGAAAGAGGAGAAGAATGGTTCTTTAGTCCTTTAAACACTGGTCAAGTATTGAGTATTCCTTTAGTTTTAATAGGGTTGTGGTTAATGTTTAGAAAAACAAAAAACTCAGAGAAAATAGCCTAA
- a CDS encoding DUF6787 family protein, whose translation MEKLKERWDIESNWAIVAIFIVFAINGSFAAWVAKPITAFLGLSTETMSPWFYYPLRILLIFPVYQLTLPIVGWLFGQFKFFWAFEKKFLGRLGLGFLFKENN comes from the coding sequence ATGGAAAAATTAAAAGAAAGATGGGACATAGAAAGCAATTGGGCTATCGTTGCTATTTTTATTGTCTTTGCAATTAATGGATCTTTTGCAGCTTGGGTTGCAAAACCTATTACAGCTTTTTTAGGATTATCAACAGAAACTATGAGCCCTTGGTTTTATTATCCGTTAAGAATTTTATTAATTTTTCCAGTTTATCAACTTACTTTACCAATTGTAGGTTGGCTTTTTGGTCAATTTAAATTCTTTTGGGCTTTCGAGAAAAAGTTTTTAGGCAGATTAGGATTGGGTTTTTTATTTAAAGAAAATAACTAA
- a CDS encoding NUDIX hydrolase — translation MNFKNFTDKIEDFKNVELGGLDAQFKMAPKLRLQYNKDKIAANKPRKAAVLALFYPNKKNETTLLLTQRPSYKGIHSAQISFPGGKAEKTDGNLKETALRETFEEVGVQTSSIKIIRELTDVYIPPSNFLATPFLGFIDKKPAFILNHEVANTIEILVSDLLNENNITTVNLTTSYMKNIDVPCFKIDDHIIWGATGMMLSEIKELLK, via the coding sequence ATGAATTTTAAAAATTTTACTGATAAAATAGAAGATTTTAAAAATGTTGAATTAGGAGGTTTAGATGCTCAATTTAAAATGGCACCAAAACTTAGATTACAATATAATAAAGATAAAATTGCAGCAAATAAGCCAAGAAAAGCAGCAGTTTTGGCATTATTTTATCCGAATAAAAAAAATGAAACGACCTTACTTTTAACTCAAAGACCAAGTTATAAAGGCATACATTCTGCTCAAATAAGTTTTCCAGGAGGAAAAGCAGAAAAAACAGATGGAAATTTAAAAGAAACAGCTTTAAGAGAAACGTTTGAAGAAGTTGGTGTGCAAACTTCATCGATAAAAATAATTAGAGAATTAACAGATGTTTACATTCCTCCAAGTAATTTTTTAGCAACTCCTTTTTTAGGGTTTATTGATAAAAAACCCGCATTTATTTTAAACCATGAAGTTGCAAATACTATTGAGATTTTAGTGAGCGATTTGCTAAATGAAAATAATATTACCACTGTTAATTTAACAACATCATACATGAAAAATATAGACGTGCCTTGTTTTAAGATTGATGATCATATAATTTGGGGAGCAACAGGTATGATGCTTTCAGAAATTAAAGAACTCTTAAAATAG